Within Mongoliitalea daihaiensis, the genomic segment AAAGTCATAGATTCCTTAAATGAATGTATTCAACATGGTAAATCGTTTAGCTTTGAGTGCATACTGAATAGTGCAAAAGGAAACCAAAAGTGGGTAAGGTCTTCTGGCCGTAGAGTAGGTGAAAAAATTCTCGGGAGTTTTCAAGATATAACCGAATCCAAAAAGAAGGAGCTTTTATTTAAAGGCATATTTAATTCTACCATCTCGTTTATTGGATTTTTAGACACAAATGGAATTTTGCTCGAGGTCAATGATACTGCTGTGAATTTGGCAGGGGTCAAGCATAGCGATGTCATCGGCAAATACTTTTGGGATTGCTATTGGTGGCAGATATCTATACAAGCACAGGAAGAGCTTAAAGCTAATTTTCAGAAAGCACTGGCAGGTGAAGCTGTTGAATATGAAGTCGCGGTTTGGATTGCTAACCACACGCCGATTACTATTCTTTTTACGCTGAAACCGATTTTTGACGACAAAGGAAAAGTGATATACATCATACCAGAAGGCCGCCCTGTACAAGAACTTGTAGATGCAAGACGCAGGTACAAATCAGTATTGGAAGGCACAAATGTAGGTACCTGGGAGTGGAATGTACAAACTGGGGAAACCGTGTTCGACGAAAATTCGGCGGGAATAATTGGCTATAGCTTAGAGGAACTTGCCCCAACTTCTATACATACATGGCAGACACTTGTGCACCCAGAGGATTTGGTAGAATCCGGAAGAAGACTCAATGATTGTTTTGAAAGGAAAACATATTTTTATGAATTGGAGACCCGGATGAAACACAAGGATGGTCATTGGGTATGGGTGTATGATAGAGGCAAAGTACTGGAATGGACTGATGATGGTAAGCCCCTGATGATGTATGGAACCCACCAGGATATCAGCAAAAGAAAAAATGCAGAGGAAATCAAAAATAGGGTCTTAGATAGGTTTGAATTGATCAGTGAACATATACCAGGAGTGATTTATCAATATCAGCTAAACCCTGATGGCACTTCGTTTTTTCCATATGCAAGTTCGGGGCTTAAAAGAATTTATGGTATTTCTCCAAGTCAAGTTGAAAAAGAAGCAAGCTTAGTTTTCGAATCCATCTTTCAAGAAGATTTAGAACAGGTAAAGACCAGTATCCAAAATTCCGCAGAAAATTTAACTCAATGGCAAGGTAGTTACCGAACGGTTTTACCTTCGGGAGAAGTCAAATGGGTAGAGGGAAATGCTACACCACGTAAAAATCCAGATGGTAGTATTATTTGGCATGGCTATATTCGAGATATCACTGAGAGAAAACAAAAAGAAGAAGCACTCAGAATCAGTGAAGAGGCTTTCAGAGGTAACTTTGAAAATGCAGCCGTTGGGATGGCCATCATTAGCCCTCAAGGGCAATGGCAAAAGGTAAATAGAAAAATATGTGAAATTGTTGGGTATACAGAAGAGGAGTTGATGCAACTTACCTTTCAGGATATCACGCATCCAGATGACCTACATATAGACTTAGGCTTACTCAATGAACTGGTTGAGGGTAAGCGCGACCATTACCAAATGGAGAAGCGTTATTTTCATAAGGATGGCCATATTGTCTATATTATTCTTGCCGTGTCGATGGTAAAGAATGAAAATGACGAGGTACTATACTTTATTTCACAAATCATAGATATTTCACCGCTAAAGCAAGCTGAATTTAAACTGAAGAATCTTCTGGCAGAAAATCAGGCATTGATAGAAGCTACTACTGAAGTGGCATTGATATCAACCGATATTGCTGGAGAAATCACTAACGTAAATAGTGGTACTGAAAAGTTATTAGGCTTCACAAATCAAACCGCTAAAGCCCAACATATAAAAGATATAATTTTCATAGCCAAAGAGTGGCAGGAAGTCTCAAAAAAGCTACTTCAGGATGATTCTGAGAATATTGAAACAAGTGAATTTTTATATGCATTAGCCAATGATAGCAGGTACCAAAGTAGGGAGTTTACGCTTAAGAAAAGAAACGGAGCCACGATAGAAGTATTGCTGTCTGTGACAGAAATCAAGTTAGAGGACAAAACCACGGGATATTTAATTGCTGCTACAGATATCAGTCATATCAAATCAATCCAACAACAGCTTGAGCAGAAAAATGAAGAACTGGAGCAGTTTGCATACATAGCTGCCCATGATTTGAAAGAACCGTTAAGAGGAATCACCACCTATCTATCCATCCTCCAGAAAAAATATAGCAAATTATTGGATGAAAAAGCAATCGCTTATATCGAACATGCATACACTAGTGCGAACCGGATGAAATCACTGATTACTGATATTTTGGATTTCTCTAAAACTGGGGTAATTGATGAAGAACCAATTGATCTCAATAAACTGGTAGATTCAGTTATTAATAATTACACCCATGACCAAGAAAGTCGAAAAATCAATTTTATCAAATCAGACTTACCCATGATCAAAGGCGATCTCAGTTCTTTCATACAGCTTTTTACCAATTTTATTGAAAATGGGATTAAGTACCAGCCAAAAGAACAAATACCCGAGATCACCATTGCTTATGAAGAAGATGAAAAGGAATGGCTATTCATGATTTCAGATAATGGTATAGGTATCGCATCCGAACATCAGGATAAAGTATTTGAAATATTCAAGCGATTGCATATAAACTCAGAGTACAGTGGCACAGGCATAGGTTTGGCAAGCTGTAAAAAGATTGTCACTGCTTATGGGGGAAAAATTTGGTATGAGCCTAATAGTCCTCAAGGAACAATATTTAAATTCACATTACCAAAGAAATACTCCGCCAGCGCAAAATGAAGTTTGAACGAAAAAAATATTCTATTGAATCAATTTAACCATAATGAAAAAACTACATATCCTACTGGTAGATGACAGTGAACACGATGCTTTTTTAATTAAAGAAGCGCTTGAAGAACAAGAGTTCTTAAGTAATTTTAGTCACGTCATCAATGGACAAGAAGCTATCAATTTCTTACAAAAATTGTCGCCATTTGAAAATGTAGAAACTCCTGATTTGATATTGATGGATATCAATATGCCTGTTATGGATGGTCATGAATCTTTAAAAAGAATTAAGGAAATGGATGCGTTCAAAGATATTCCCATTTTGATGCTCTCCACATCTTCTAGAAAAGAGGATATAATTAGAGCATATAGGGGACAGTCCAGTTCTTACATTGTTAAACCAGATGATATTTATGATCTGGAAAATCTAGCTCAGGCACTCAAAACCTATTGGAGCAATATTGTCAAACTTCCTCCTAGGGAGTAATCGAAAGCATACGAGTTCAAAAAAAGATGCTGGTTTCAAAAACTGTGAATTTTTGGGTCCAAAGCTCACTGCCAACTGTCTGAAAACAGTTGGCAGTGAGCTTTGGTGTTTGTCAATGCGATTTTTGTTTTCGCTACCTGCCTCCCTACTTGGTTCTTTGTACTTTGTACTTGGTACATCCAAAGTGCATAGTGATTAGTAGAGTCCTAACGACCAATCTTTTCTATTACCATAAACCCTACTTGGTTCCTTGTACTTCGTACTTGGTACATCATTAGTGCCTAGTGATTAGTTGATTTAGTGATTAGTGACCGTCAAAAGTCAATGTCAATTGAAAAGAGGTTCACGTCCATCTCCTTCCATCTGCGATTTAACGGTTGGTATCCTGACGATTAGTTGTTTCTATTACCATAACCCCTACTTGGTATCCCGATACTCGGGACAGGCTATGGTACTTCGTACTTTGTACAATAATACCCACTCCTTACTTCCGAAACACAACCTTCCCTCCCACTACAGTCATCGTCACTTGAGTATCCAATAACTGATTTTCAGGTACCTCCATCAAGTTTTGATTGAATACCGTAAAGTCAGCGGCTTTGCCTACTTGAATGGAGCCTTTGAAATTCTCTTCAAATTCCGCATAGGCACCATCCAAGGTATAGGATTTCAACGCCTGCTCACGGGTCATTTTTTGATCAGGTTCATAGCCACCTTCCGGAGTCATTTTCAAGGTTTTTCTGGTGACTGAGGCATAGAACGAAGGAATCGGATCCAGTGGTTCTACAGGAGCATCTGTGCCATTGGAAATCACCGCCCCAGATTGTAACAATTTTTGCCATACATAGGCACCATCCTTAATTCGCTTTGCTCCTAAACGGCCAATAGCCCAAGGTCTATCCGAACTCAAGTGAATGGCCTGTATAGCGGCAATCACACCCAAGCCTCCAAAGCGGTCAATATCATCTGGATGCAAGTGCTGCGCATGTTCAATTCTAAAACGGTGATCCGTTACTCCAGGGAATTTGGCAAATGCAGCTTCGTACCTATCCAATACTTCCCGGTTGGTACGGTCACCAATGGCATGGGAACAAACTTGGAAACCTAACTCTAGGCCTTTTTCGGATACCTGTGATACCAAGTCAATCGGCATGGTTTCATGGCCTCTGTGACCTGGCTTGTCTTCATAATCTTCCAGCAACCAAGCCCCCCATGGACCTAAAGCACCATCCATGTTTAACTTGATTGAGCGGATCGTCACCATATGATCAGGGTCAATGTGTGGACCTTTTTTATACCAAGCTTCTAAAAGTTCAGGCTGACGGCTTGTCAACATCACATACATGCGGGAGGTTAATTTTCCTTCTGCTTTGAATTTTTCCAATAAATCAATCACCTCTTGTCCGCTTCCCGCATCATGAAAGGAAGTAATGCCCTTTTCTGCCAATTCTTGCAATGCCAATTCCATGGCTTTTTCTGCACGTTCTGGAGTATCTTGAGGGATCATTTTGCTCACCAAATACGATGCCCTCTCTACCAATACACCAGTAGGATTTCCCAATTCATCACGGATGATTTCACCACCTTCTACTTCCTGCTGTGGCTTTTCTCCTCTCAAAGGTGTGATTCCTGCCAATTCCATAGCCTTTTGGTTGACAAAAGACGCATGTCCTGAAGCATGGGCTAGGTATACAGGATTATTTGGAGTGATGGAGCTAAGGGCATCATGGGTTTGAAAGCCTTTGACTGTATTTGCCGGCATTTCTATCCATTTATCTTGGTGCCATCCTCTGCCGGTAATCCACTCTCCCGGTTCAGCATTGCTTGCAGCTTCGGCTACTTTCTCTACGAGTTCGTCGAAGGTTTTGACATACATCAAGTCTATATCTAGTTTGTTGTAACCGATGCCCATGATGTGTGCATGGGATTCGATCAATCCCGGAGTCATGGTCATACCCTCCAAATCGATGGTTTCAGTCGACTTCCCTACAAATGCTTGAATTTCGGCTGTAGTTCCAACAGCGATGATTAATCCATCTTTGACGGCGACTGCTTCCACTGTGGGGTTGTTTTCATCCACGGTGTAAATGATGCCGTTGATAAAAATTTTGTCTGCTACAGGGTTTCCTCCTCCGCAAGCGTAAAGAAAGAAAACCAGTAAGCTGTATAGTAGTATGTTTTTCATAAGTATAGTGTTCTCATTCAAAACTAGGAAAAACTCCTTGCTTTGGCCAAACCATCCTTGTAATTCCCTTCGAAAACTGCACGTGTTTACCATAGTTTTGAAATAATCTTCTTAATTTCATTCGGTAATCCTCAATTTCAAAATTTTCATTTGGCAATGAGTAGCCAGTATTCCTATGAATAAATCCACACATACCAATCCGAAAGTGGACACCTACCTGATTCAAGGATGTATGCGCTGTCCTTATGGAGCTACTGAGCGCTGCATGGTGATTCCTTGGAGGGCAATTTTGGAGGAATTGAGGCAATTGCTGCTAGAGTCAGGATTGGAGGAAGAAGTAAAATGGGGCGTGCCTTGTTATACCCGTAATGGTAAAAATGTGGTGATTGTGGCGGCTCTTAAAGCGTATGCTACATTGAGTTTTTTTAAAGGCTCCTTATTGGAAGATAAAAGCCAAGTGCTTGAAAAGGAGGGATCGAGTTCTCAGGCTGGCCGATCATGGAGATTTACCAAGGTGGAGGAAGTTCAGAAGCACAAAGAGTTGATTATGGATTATATCGATGAGGCCATCGCCATAGAGGATTCGGGGAAAAAAGTTATTTTAGAGAAGGTTTCAGAGCCAATTCCAGAGGAGTTATTGGATGCATTTGCCGAAGATCAAGCATTAGAACATGCTTTTTTCAGACTAACGCCGGGGAGACAACGGGGCTACATCATCCATTTTTCTCAGCCTAAGCAATCACAAACCAGAAAATCAAGAATTACCAAATTGGCCGAGCAGATCAAATTAGGAATTGGATTACATGACAAGTACAAAAAACAATAAGCAAAAACTTTCAACAAGATGACTGATACCAGCAAACACGATGAGCGTATAGCTCAAATGTCGGTGGCTTCTGTATTTCCACATTATGTCACCAAAGTGGAGAAAAAGGGAAGAACCAAGGAGGAACTGATGCAAGTAATCGAATGGCTTACAGGATATGATGCCAATCAGTTGCAGGAATTGCTGGATAAGAACGTTACTTTTCAGGAATTTTTTGCTGCTTGTAATCTCAATTCCCGTGCACATCTAATTACTGGAGTAATCTGTGGGTATCGAGTGGAGGAAATTACCAATCCTTTGACGCAACAGGTGCGGTATTTGGATAAACTAGTAGATGAATTGGCTAAAGGGAAAAAAATGGAAAAAATCTTGAGAGTCGGATAAGTAGCATTGGATCATTTTTCTGCTAGGATCAAGGCTTCCATGAGTACTTTAAACTGTTGAATTCTTGGAGAAGGGTAAAGAAGTTCGGCTTTGATGAGTTGCACATAGGCTTCATCAAATGTGCCAGATTCAAATTTTCTGATAGCATCGTTATAGTATTGAAGACCGCCCAATTCTTTTAAGCCAATTTCAGCTATTTTCAATTGTTTCTTAGAATTCCCACGCTGACCAATGCGTTCGTTGAGTGTTTCGAGTGTAGGATCGGATACTGTTTGGCTTATTTTCTTCTCAAAATTTCTAACTCTGCGCGTCCCAATCAGTAATCCGTTGATGGGCTGGGTACTTTCCATGACGAAAGGGACATCTTCTACTATTCCTCGGATGTATACATGTCCTTGTAATTCGATGATGGTATATGCTATTCCATAGCGCTCCAGTAAAAGCCCCATAACAGCAGTCCCTGTCACACAATCATACGCACCAGTAGCAAGCGTGCTAGCAAAGGAGGCGAAGGTCGTGTAGTTTTTGAGCATGCGGTTATGGGTATCAAAGAAAATGTCCGACAGCAATTGAACATTTGATTTCTTTTTTTCAGCGAGTTTATCCAATTGCATAACCAAACTTTCCCAATTATCATGGTAAATGTTGGTTCCCGCATCTAACGATTGTAACAGGAAAAATGGCTGAGACTCAAATTGGGTGATGAGTTGCCGTTCGAGTTTGCTTTGGAAAATCGGGAGTACTTTGACATCAGAAGAATCCTGTGCTTGGACTTGATATCCAACCAATAAAAATGCGATCCATATGATGCATGCAGTTCTCAATGCTTATTTTGTGAGGTGTGTTAATATTTAGGACATATAAAGTTAACAATTTGTTAACATTAAAACCAATAAAAAGTTTCATTCGTAACATTGGCTTAACACTAAAAATATTTTCATGCTATGCTTGTAAAAATTTAACCATGATCGCGTGAATAGCGATCCCCTTAGGTGAAGGCAGTGAGCAGTGGTGACAGACCTGGCAGGTTTTTGAAACCTGCCAGGTCTATACTTGACTATGGAAAATGATAATAAAGTAACAATTAGGATTGGGGAACTTTTCCACTTTATTTCAAAACAAACCGCAATCGAAATACCTACCAGTAAACATCAATATCCCAATATCCAATATCCACCAATATCAATTTAAACCACAGATCAACACAGATATTCACAGATTTTTTGCTGACGCAAAATTGGAATTAAAACCCCATCACCAATATTTCAATTTTATTTCCCTTTATTTCCACCATATTTCAATTCATACGGCAATCGTATTACTGACAAATATCCAAATCAATCAATATCCCAATATCCAACAATATCAATTTAAGCCACAGACCATCACAGATATCCACAGATTTTTTGCTGACGCAAAATTGGAATTAAGACCCCATCACCAATATTTCAATTTTATTTCCACGTTATTTCCACCATATTTCAATTCAAGCGGTAATCGTATTACTGGCTGCTATCTCAATATCAATCAATATCCCAATATCCCAATATCAACCAATATCCCAATATCAACCAATATCCCCACCTACTGATGATGATAAGGCTCATTCCTCAAAATTGTGTGGGCTCGGTAAATTTGTTCTACGAAAAATAGACGAACCATCTGATGAGAAAAAGTCATGGCAGAGAGTGAAAGTTTGCCATTGGCTCGTTTGTATACTTCTTCTGAAAAACCGTAGGGACCACCAATGACAAAAATCAAGTTTTTGAGTCCGGCATTCATTTTCTTCTGAAGGTAATCAGCAAAAGCCATAGAAGCATACTGTTTGCCTTGTTCGTCTAGTAAGACAAGGTCATCGGATGCCTGTACTTTTTTTAGAATTAATTCCCCCTCTTTTTCCTTTTGTGCGGCTTCACTGAGGTTTTTAGCATTTTTGATATCGGGGATAATATCCAATTCAAATTTGGTGTAGAAGCTCAATCGTTTGATATAGTCCTGTATCAATTTCTCCAGTTCTTTGTTGTCTGTTTTCCCGATTGCGATGAGTTTGATCTGCATAAGGCAAAGGTACAATTTACCAGTTATATAAAAAGAAAACCCAAAACATGAAACAAACACCCTTTTTATGAGTATCAATGTTTGCTGATCGTAGATTAAAATTGGAGGGTTGATTTTTATAAATTATTGATAAACAAAGTTCTATCTTTTTGACTTTATACCTCACTAACCAAAACTATATTTAACATGAAAAAATTATTATCCATTGTGGCTCTTGTTACATTTTTTGTGACTTCCGCATTCACTGTTAACCAAAATTCATCCATTTATGCAGATGAAGACATTGTTGATCTAGCGATCAAAACCGAATTTTTATCAACTTTAGTGGCAGCTGTACAAGCTGGAGAATTGGTAGATGTACTGAAAGGAGATGGACCATTTACAGTTTTTGCACCTACCAATGAGGCTTTTGCAAAACTACCAGCAGGTACTGTTGAGACTTTATTGAAGCCAG encodes:
- a CDS encoding PAS domain S-box protein, coding for MNEPHYLKQELYDLIKKDESIFDFIQEVCTDGMWFWDIENPENEWMNARFWHILGYNPDEMPHSPSAWQNIINEDDLEVATENFYKHLADIDYPYDQTVRYTHKSGRTIWIRCFGKAIRNDYGKPLRMLGIHQDVTLIKEEQLKLETVLQDTGVGFWDLEIATGKTSWSELVYKIHEVPLSFDHNKVKGIEFYHPDYQQKVIDSLNECIQHGKSFSFECILNSAKGNQKWVRSSGRRVGEKILGSFQDITESKKKELLFKGIFNSTISFIGFLDTNGILLEVNDTAVNLAGVKHSDVIGKYFWDCYWWQISIQAQEELKANFQKALAGEAVEYEVAVWIANHTPITILFTLKPIFDDKGKVIYIIPEGRPVQELVDARRRYKSVLEGTNVGTWEWNVQTGETVFDENSAGIIGYSLEELAPTSIHTWQTLVHPEDLVESGRRLNDCFERKTYFYELETRMKHKDGHWVWVYDRGKVLEWTDDGKPLMMYGTHQDISKRKNAEEIKNRVLDRFELISEHIPGVIYQYQLNPDGTSFFPYASSGLKRIYGISPSQVEKEASLVFESIFQEDLEQVKTSIQNSAENLTQWQGSYRTVLPSGEVKWVEGNATPRKNPDGSIIWHGYIRDITERKQKEEALRISEEAFRGNFENAAVGMAIISPQGQWQKVNRKICEIVGYTEEELMQLTFQDITHPDDLHIDLGLLNELVEGKRDHYQMEKRYFHKDGHIVYIILAVSMVKNENDEVLYFISQIIDISPLKQAEFKLKNLLAENQALIEATTEVALISTDIAGEITNVNSGTEKLLGFTNQTAKAQHIKDIIFIAKEWQEVSKKLLQDDSENIETSEFLYALANDSRYQSREFTLKKRNGATIEVLLSVTEIKLEDKTTGYLIAATDISHIKSIQQQLEQKNEELEQFAYIAAHDLKEPLRGITTYLSILQKKYSKLLDEKAIAYIEHAYTSANRMKSLITDILDFSKTGVIDEEPIDLNKLVDSVINNYTHDQESRKINFIKSDLPMIKGDLSSFIQLFTNFIENGIKYQPKEQIPEITIAYEEDEKEWLFMISDNGIGIASEHQDKVFEIFKRLHINSEYSGTGIGLASCKKIVTAYGGKIWYEPNSPQGTIFKFTLPKKYSASAK
- a CDS encoding YdeI/OmpD-associated family protein, translated to MNKSTHTNPKVDTYLIQGCMRCPYGATERCMVIPWRAILEELRQLLLESGLEEEVKWGVPCYTRNGKNVVIVAALKAYATLSFFKGSLLEDKSQVLEKEGSSSQAGRSWRFTKVEEVQKHKELIMDYIDEAIAIEDSGKKVILEKVSEPIPEELLDAFAEDQALEHAFFRLTPGRQRGYIIHFSQPKQSQTRKSRITKLAEQIKLGIGLHDKYKKQ
- a CDS encoding amidohydrolase; amino-acid sequence: MKNILLYSLLVFFLYACGGGNPVADKIFINGIIYTVDENNPTVEAVAVKDGLIIAVGTTAEIQAFVGKSTETIDLEGMTMTPGLIESHAHIMGIGYNKLDIDLMYVKTFDELVEKVAEAASNAEPGEWITGRGWHQDKWIEMPANTVKGFQTHDALSSITPNNPVYLAHASGHASFVNQKAMELAGITPLRGEKPQQEVEGGEIIRDELGNPTGVLVERASYLVSKMIPQDTPERAEKAMELALQELAEKGITSFHDAGSGQEVIDLLEKFKAEGKLTSRMYVMLTSRQPELLEAWYKKGPHIDPDHMVTIRSIKLNMDGALGPWGAWLLEDYEDKPGHRGHETMPIDLVSQVSEKGLELGFQVCSHAIGDRTNREVLDRYEAAFAKFPGVTDHRFRIEHAQHLHPDDIDRFGGLGVIAAIQAIHLSSDRPWAIGRLGAKRIKDGAYVWQKLLQSGAVISNGTDAPVEPLDPIPSFYASVTRKTLKMTPEGGYEPDQKMTREQALKSYTLDGAYAEFEENFKGSIQVGKAADFTVFNQNLMEVPENQLLDTQVTMTVVGGKVVFRK
- a CDS encoding DUF2200 domain-containing protein produces the protein MTDTSKHDERIAQMSVASVFPHYVTKVEKKGRTKEELMQVIEWLTGYDANQLQELLDKNVTFQEFFAACNLNSRAHLITGVICGYRVEEITNPLTQQVRYLDKLVDELAKGKKMEKILRVG
- a CDS encoding response regulator; this translates as MKKLHILLVDDSEHDAFLIKEALEEQEFLSNFSHVINGQEAINFLQKLSPFENVETPDLILMDINMPVMDGHESLKRIKEMDAFKDIPILMLSTSSRKEDIIRAYRGQSSSYIVKPDDIYDLENLAQALKTYWSNIVKLPPRE
- the rlmH gene encoding 23S rRNA (pseudouridine(1915)-N(3))-methyltransferase RlmH, which gives rise to MQIKLIAIGKTDNKELEKLIQDYIKRLSFYTKFELDIIPDIKNAKNLSEAAQKEKEGELILKKVQASDDLVLLDEQGKQYASMAFADYLQKKMNAGLKNLIFVIGGPYGFSEEVYKRANGKLSLSAMTFSHQMVRLFFVEQIYRAHTILRNEPYHHQ
- a CDS encoding fasciclin domain-containing protein — its product is MKKLLSIVALVTFFVTSAFTVNQNSSIYADEDIVDLAIKTEFLSTLVAAVQAGELVDVLKGDGPFTVFAPTNEAFAKLPAGTVETLLKPENKAQLQAVLTYHVVPGKVYSKDLKNGMKAKTAQGSDVTITLKDGKAMVNNATVTAADIEASNGVVHVIDTVILPGM